Proteins from a genomic interval of Toxotes jaculatrix isolate fToxJac2 chromosome 5, fToxJac2.pri, whole genome shotgun sequence:
- the nr2c1 gene encoding nuclear receptor subfamily 2 group C member 1 isoform X1, which produces MDGQTQRIQLVSADNSMDLGHRIQIVTDQQTGQKIQIVTALEPSSPGKQQFILANADYSTGGKVILAKQEGSPNKVILATPDGSGVNQLLFASPELAGQQIQFVTEGSDQSIVKPIVEYCVVCGDKASGRHYGAVSCEGCKGFFKRSIRKNLVYTCRGSGECAINKLHRNRCQYCRLQRCIALGMKQDSVQCERKPVEVTTREKSVNCAASTEKIYIRKNLCSPLAATPTFVSDKETARSTSLLESSMLLNIQQPFSKLENTILIPASPDKQDDPSHGDLGTLANVVTSLAHLNKTREASDSSNELMGVETLSNGDSSMTDIQGDEQTASDITRAFDTLAKVLHPGDGSAGDSLEATMQLMSGDQSGPVVELEGPLLSDSHIPFKLMMPLPVPEYLNVNYICESASRLLFLSMHWARSIPSFQTLGGQDNDINLMKACWNELFALGLAQCSNVMNVGTILSAIINHLQTSLQEEKLSPDRVKIVMEHIWRMQEFCNSMSKLSPDSYEYAYLKAIVLFSPDHPGIDNTPQIEMFQEKAYMELQDYVTRTYPEDSYRLSKLLLRLPALRLISAAVTEELFFAGLIGNVQIDSIIPYILKMESTDYNSQAVSGV; this is translated from the exons ATGGATGGACAGACTCAAAGGATTCAGCTTGTGTCAGCAGACAACAGCATGGATTTAGGACACAGAATCCAG ATTGTAACAGATCAACAAACTGGCCAGAAGATCCAGATCGTCACAGCACTCGAGCCATCTTCCCCTGGAAAGCAGCAGTTTATTCTAGCAAATGCTGACTATTCCACAGGTGGGAAGGTGATCCTGGCCAAGCAGGAGGGCTCACCCAACAAGGTCATCCTCGCTACTCCAGACGGCTCTGGGGTTAACCAGCTGTTGTTTGCTTCCCCTGAACTGGCTGGGCAGCAGATTCAG tttgtgacTGAGGGTTCAGACCAGTCTATTGTGAAGCCAATTGTGGAGTACTGCGTTGTCTGTGGGGATAAGGCCTCAG gGCGTCATTATGGAGCTGTCAGCTGTGAAGGCTGTAAGGGCTTCTTCAAGCGCAGCATTAGGAAGAACTTGGTGTACACATGCAGGGGCTCTGGAGAGTGTGCCATCAACAAACTTCACCGAAACCGATGCCAGTACTGTCGACTTCAGCGCTGCATTGCCCTGGGCATGAAACAAGATT CTGTGCAGTGTGAGAGGAAGCCTGTGGAAGTGACCACCAGAGAGAAATCTGTCAACTGTGCTGCCTCCACTGAGAAGATCTACATCCGCAAGAACCTGTGTAGCCCTCTGGCTGCCACACCCACTTTTGTCTCTGACAAGGAAACTGCTAG GTCTACAAGTTTGCTGGAGTCAAGCATGTTGCTCAACATCCAACAACCCTTCTCCAAGCTGGAGAATACCATCTTGATCCCAGCGTCCCCTGACAAG CAGGATGACCCGTCTCATGGTGACCTTGGTACGCTGGCAAATGTCGTGACATCCCTCGCCCACCTCAACAAGACCAGGGAGGCAAGTGACAGCAGCAATGAACTGATGGGAGTTGAAACGCTGAGCAATGGTGACAGCTCGATGACAGACATCCAAGGAGATGAGCAAACTGCAAGTGATATCACTCG AGCTTTTGACACCCTCGCCAAAGTCCTGCACCCTGGTGATGGCTCAGCAGGGGACTCCTTGGAGGCCACAATGCAGCTGATGTCAGGGGACCAGTCGGGTCCTGTAGTGGAGTTGGAGGGGCCTCTACTCTCAGACAGCCATATCCCTTTCAAG CTTATGATGCCTTTGCCTGTGCCAGAGTACCTCAATGTCAACTACATCTGTGAGTCAGCTTCTCGCTTACTTTTTCTCTCTATGCACTGGGCACGCTCCATACCTTCCTTTCAAACCCTTGG tggTCAAGACAATGACATTAACTTGATGAAAGCCTGCTGGAATGAACTGTTTGCCCTGGGTCTGGCACAGTGTTCTAACGTTATGAATGTTGGTACCATCTTAAGTGCCATTATCAACCATCTGCAGACCAGCTTACAGGAAG AAAAGCTATCCCCAGATCGAGTAAAAATAGTGATGGAGCACATCTGGAGGATGCAGGAGTTCTGTAACAGCATGTCCAAGTTGTCCCCAGACTCTTATGAATATGCCTACCTCAAAGCCATCGTTCTTTTTAGTCCTG ACCACCCAGGCATAGATAACACCCCACAGATCGAGATGTTCCAGGAGAAGGCTTACATGGAGCTGCAGGACTATGTAACCAGGACCTACCCAGAAGACTCCTATCG GTTATCCAAGCTGTTGCTGCGTCTTCCTGCCCTCAGGCTGATAAGTGCAGCTGTCACTGAGGAGCTGTTTTTCGCTGGGCTCATTGGCAACGTGCAGATTGACAGCATCATCCCTTACATCCTCAAAATGGAGTCCACTGATTATAATAGCCAGGCGGTCTCCGGTGTCTGA
- the LOC121182462 gene encoding transmembrane and coiled-coil domain protein 3-like isoform X2, translating into MRRGSSENNLDLDLSDGSPGPALGFEVQRSRSCLDNLQQKILKVTEQLKIEQTARDENVAEYLKLMNSADKQQVGRIKQVFEKKNQKSAQNIAQMQKKLEQYHRKMKDSEIHHGTSSHPSTVKHSTLPRESPRELLRDMTGSGRHPTMDKIKTIGPGVSLSPPFFFSKPREFANLIRNKFGSADNIAHLKTTLDASSPLPTDSAGKGLSSSTSMVGKPKYPSDDECSSGSASISAESNGNPSGGGVSAGQTQSQGNSQGQSAGGDDQSRLALSLEEVREIKDAQSQLEEDIEELKAQFKREYGIISQTLQEERYRYERLEDQLNDLTELHQHEMADLKQELASIEERVAYQAHERARDIQEALESCQTRVSKLELQQQQQQQTVQLESHDARVLLGKSINIMLAIITVILVCVSTAAKFAAPLMRSRYHVVATFLGICFLTIFWKNWDRLQHAIDRMLVLA; encoded by the exons ATGCGGCGGGGTTCTTCAGAGAACAATCTGGATCTGGACCTCAGCGATGGAAGTCCTGGTCCTGCTCTTGGTTTTGAGGTCCAACGTAGTCGTTCTTGCTTGGACAACCTCCAGCAGAAGATACTGAAAGTCACAGAACAGCTGAAAATTGAGCAAACGGCACGAGATGAGAATGTAGCTGAGTATTTGAAGCTGATGAACAGTGCAGACAAGCAGCAGGTGGGGCGCATTAAGCAGGTGTTTGAGAAGAAGAACCAGAAATCGGCTCAAAACATTGCTCAGATGCAAAAGAAGCTGGAGCAGTATCATCGAAAgatgaaagacagtgaaatCCATCACGGCACATCCTCTCACCCTTCCACTGTCAAACACAGCACCCTACCAAGGGAGTCACCGAGAGAACTGCTGAGGGATATGACTGGCAGTGGCCGGCACCCGACCATGGACAAGATCAAGACCATCGGACCGggtgtttctctctcccctcctttcttcttcagCAAGCCCAGAGAGTTTGCCAACCTCATCAGGAACAAGTTTGGTAGCGCTGACAACATTGCTCATCTCAAGACTACTCTCGACGCTTCATCTCCATTGCCCACTGACAGTGCAGGAAAGGGGCTGAGTAGCAGCACCTCTATGGTAGGCAAGCCCAAGTATCCCAGTGATGACGAGTGCTCCTCAGGGAGTGCTTCTATTTCAGCAGAAAGTAATGGGAACCCATCGGGGGGAGGAGTGTCAGCGGGGCAGACGCAAAGTCAGGGCAACAGCCAGGGGCAGTCAGCAGGGGGAGATGATCAGAGCAGACTGGCCCTGAGcctggaggaggtgagggagatCAAAGATGCCCAGAGCCAGTTGGAGGAGGATATAGAGGAGCTAAAGGCTCAGTTCAAGAGAGAGTATGGCATCATCAGCCAAACACTGCAGGAGGAGCGATACAG GTATGAGCGTTTGGAAGACCAACTGAACGACCTGACTGAGCTTCACCAGCATGAAATGGCTGATTTGAAGCAAGAACTGGCCAGCATTGAGGAGAGGGTGGCCTACCAGGCACATGAAAGAGCCAGGGATATACAG GAAGCCCTTGAGTCGTGTCAGACTCGAGTGTCCAAGCTggagcttcagcagcagcagcagcagcagacagtacAGCTTGAGAGCCATGATGCCCGAGTCTTGCTGGGGAAGAGCATCAACATCATGCTGGCCATTATCACCGTCATCCTGGTGTGTGTCTCCACTGCTGCCAAGTTTGCCGCTCCGCTGATGAGGAGCCGATACCATGTGGTAGCTACCTTTCTGGGGATTTGTTTTTTGACCATATTCTGGAAGAACTGGGACCGTTTACAGCACGCCATAGACAGGATGCTGGTGCTTGCCTGA
- the LOC121182462 gene encoding transmembrane and coiled-coil domain protein 3-like isoform X1, whose protein sequence is MPSANVSVRSLSEVEKYLSSRMDRSTEGSFLGIPVSMRRGSSENNLDLDLSDGSPGPALGFEVQRSRSCLDNLQQKILKVTEQLKIEQTARDENVAEYLKLMNSADKQQVGRIKQVFEKKNQKSAQNIAQMQKKLEQYHRKMKDSEIHHGTSSHPSTVKHSTLPRESPRELLRDMTGSGRHPTMDKIKTIGPGVSLSPPFFFSKPREFANLIRNKFGSADNIAHLKTTLDASSPLPTDSAGKGLSSSTSMVGKPKYPSDDECSSGSASISAESNGNPSGGGVSAGQTQSQGNSQGQSAGGDDQSRLALSLEEVREIKDAQSQLEEDIEELKAQFKREYGIISQTLQEERYRYERLEDQLNDLTELHQHEMADLKQELASIEERVAYQAHERARDIQEALESCQTRVSKLELQQQQQQQTVQLESHDARVLLGKSINIMLAIITVILVCVSTAAKFAAPLMRSRYHVVATFLGICFLTIFWKNWDRLQHAIDRMLVLA, encoded by the exons ATGCCCAGCGCCAACGTGTCCGTGCGAAGTTTGTCTGAAGTGGAGAAATACCTCAGCAGCCGGATG GATCGGAGCACTGAGGGCAGTTTTCTGGGCATCCCTGTGTCAATGCGGCGGGGTTCTTCAGAGAACAATCTGGATCTGGACCTCAGCGATGGAAGTCCTGGTCCTGCTCTTGGTTTTGAGGTCCAACGTAGTCGTTCTTGCTTGGACAACCTCCAGCAGAAGATACTGAAAGTCACAGAACAGCTGAAAATTGAGCAAACGGCACGAGATGAGAATGTAGCTGAGTATTTGAAGCTGATGAACAGTGCAGACAAGCAGCAGGTGGGGCGCATTAAGCAGGTGTTTGAGAAGAAGAACCAGAAATCGGCTCAAAACATTGCTCAGATGCAAAAGAAGCTGGAGCAGTATCATCGAAAgatgaaagacagtgaaatCCATCACGGCACATCCTCTCACCCTTCCACTGTCAAACACAGCACCCTACCAAGGGAGTCACCGAGAGAACTGCTGAGGGATATGACTGGCAGTGGCCGGCACCCGACCATGGACAAGATCAAGACCATCGGACCGggtgtttctctctcccctcctttcttcttcagCAAGCCCAGAGAGTTTGCCAACCTCATCAGGAACAAGTTTGGTAGCGCTGACAACATTGCTCATCTCAAGACTACTCTCGACGCTTCATCTCCATTGCCCACTGACAGTGCAGGAAAGGGGCTGAGTAGCAGCACCTCTATGGTAGGCAAGCCCAAGTATCCCAGTGATGACGAGTGCTCCTCAGGGAGTGCTTCTATTTCAGCAGAAAGTAATGGGAACCCATCGGGGGGAGGAGTGTCAGCGGGGCAGACGCAAAGTCAGGGCAACAGCCAGGGGCAGTCAGCAGGGGGAGATGATCAGAGCAGACTGGCCCTGAGcctggaggaggtgagggagatCAAAGATGCCCAGAGCCAGTTGGAGGAGGATATAGAGGAGCTAAAGGCTCAGTTCAAGAGAGAGTATGGCATCATCAGCCAAACACTGCAGGAGGAGCGATACAG GTATGAGCGTTTGGAAGACCAACTGAACGACCTGACTGAGCTTCACCAGCATGAAATGGCTGATTTGAAGCAAGAACTGGCCAGCATTGAGGAGAGGGTGGCCTACCAGGCACATGAAAGAGCCAGGGATATACAG GAAGCCCTTGAGTCGTGTCAGACTCGAGTGTCCAAGCTggagcttcagcagcagcagcagcagcagacagtacAGCTTGAGAGCCATGATGCCCGAGTCTTGCTGGGGAAGAGCATCAACATCATGCTGGCCATTATCACCGTCATCCTGGTGTGTGTCTCCACTGCTGCCAAGTTTGCCGCTCCGCTGATGAGGAGCCGATACCATGTGGTAGCTACCTTTCTGGGGATTTGTTTTTTGACCATATTCTGGAAGAACTGGGACCGTTTACAGCACGCCATAGACAGGATGCTGGTGCTTGCCTGA
- the nr2c1 gene encoding nuclear receptor subfamily 2 group C member 1 isoform X2: protein MDGQTQRIQLVSADNSMDLGHRIQIVTDQQTGQKIQIVTALEPSSPGKQQFILANADYSTGGKVILAKQEGSPNKVILATPDGSGVNQLLFASPELAGQQIQFVTEGSDQSIVKPIVEYCVVCGDKASGRHYGAVSCEGCKGFFKRSIRKNLVYTCRGSGECAINKLHRNRCQYCRLQRCIALGMKQDSVQCERKPVEVTTREKSVNCAASTEKIYIRKNLCSPLAATPTFVSDKETARSTSLLESSMLLNIQQPFSKLENTILIPASPDKDDPSHGDLGTLANVVTSLAHLNKTREASDSSNELMGVETLSNGDSSMTDIQGDEQTASDITRAFDTLAKVLHPGDGSAGDSLEATMQLMSGDQSGPVVELEGPLLSDSHIPFKLMMPLPVPEYLNVNYICESASRLLFLSMHWARSIPSFQTLGGQDNDINLMKACWNELFALGLAQCSNVMNVGTILSAIINHLQTSLQEEKLSPDRVKIVMEHIWRMQEFCNSMSKLSPDSYEYAYLKAIVLFSPDHPGIDNTPQIEMFQEKAYMELQDYVTRTYPEDSYRLSKLLLRLPALRLISAAVTEELFFAGLIGNVQIDSIIPYILKMESTDYNSQAVSGV, encoded by the exons ATGGATGGACAGACTCAAAGGATTCAGCTTGTGTCAGCAGACAACAGCATGGATTTAGGACACAGAATCCAG ATTGTAACAGATCAACAAACTGGCCAGAAGATCCAGATCGTCACAGCACTCGAGCCATCTTCCCCTGGAAAGCAGCAGTTTATTCTAGCAAATGCTGACTATTCCACAGGTGGGAAGGTGATCCTGGCCAAGCAGGAGGGCTCACCCAACAAGGTCATCCTCGCTACTCCAGACGGCTCTGGGGTTAACCAGCTGTTGTTTGCTTCCCCTGAACTGGCTGGGCAGCAGATTCAG tttgtgacTGAGGGTTCAGACCAGTCTATTGTGAAGCCAATTGTGGAGTACTGCGTTGTCTGTGGGGATAAGGCCTCAG gGCGTCATTATGGAGCTGTCAGCTGTGAAGGCTGTAAGGGCTTCTTCAAGCGCAGCATTAGGAAGAACTTGGTGTACACATGCAGGGGCTCTGGAGAGTGTGCCATCAACAAACTTCACCGAAACCGATGCCAGTACTGTCGACTTCAGCGCTGCATTGCCCTGGGCATGAAACAAGATT CTGTGCAGTGTGAGAGGAAGCCTGTGGAAGTGACCACCAGAGAGAAATCTGTCAACTGTGCTGCCTCCACTGAGAAGATCTACATCCGCAAGAACCTGTGTAGCCCTCTGGCTGCCACACCCACTTTTGTCTCTGACAAGGAAACTGCTAG GTCTACAAGTTTGCTGGAGTCAAGCATGTTGCTCAACATCCAACAACCCTTCTCCAAGCTGGAGAATACCATCTTGATCCCAGCGTCCCCTGACAAG GATGACCCGTCTCATGGTGACCTTGGTACGCTGGCAAATGTCGTGACATCCCTCGCCCACCTCAACAAGACCAGGGAGGCAAGTGACAGCAGCAATGAACTGATGGGAGTTGAAACGCTGAGCAATGGTGACAGCTCGATGACAGACATCCAAGGAGATGAGCAAACTGCAAGTGATATCACTCG AGCTTTTGACACCCTCGCCAAAGTCCTGCACCCTGGTGATGGCTCAGCAGGGGACTCCTTGGAGGCCACAATGCAGCTGATGTCAGGGGACCAGTCGGGTCCTGTAGTGGAGTTGGAGGGGCCTCTACTCTCAGACAGCCATATCCCTTTCAAG CTTATGATGCCTTTGCCTGTGCCAGAGTACCTCAATGTCAACTACATCTGTGAGTCAGCTTCTCGCTTACTTTTTCTCTCTATGCACTGGGCACGCTCCATACCTTCCTTTCAAACCCTTGG tggTCAAGACAATGACATTAACTTGATGAAAGCCTGCTGGAATGAACTGTTTGCCCTGGGTCTGGCACAGTGTTCTAACGTTATGAATGTTGGTACCATCTTAAGTGCCATTATCAACCATCTGCAGACCAGCTTACAGGAAG AAAAGCTATCCCCAGATCGAGTAAAAATAGTGATGGAGCACATCTGGAGGATGCAGGAGTTCTGTAACAGCATGTCCAAGTTGTCCCCAGACTCTTATGAATATGCCTACCTCAAAGCCATCGTTCTTTTTAGTCCTG ACCACCCAGGCATAGATAACACCCCACAGATCGAGATGTTCCAGGAGAAGGCTTACATGGAGCTGCAGGACTATGTAACCAGGACCTACCCAGAAGACTCCTATCG GTTATCCAAGCTGTTGCTGCGTCTTCCTGCCCTCAGGCTGATAAGTGCAGCTGTCACTGAGGAGCTGTTTTTCGCTGGGCTCATTGGCAACGTGCAGATTGACAGCATCATCCCTTACATCCTCAAAATGGAGTCCACTGATTATAATAGCCAGGCGGTCTCCGGTGTCTGA